In the genome of Nymphaea colorata isolate Beijing-Zhang1983 chromosome 9, ASM883128v2, whole genome shotgun sequence, one region contains:
- the LOC116260091 gene encoding plastid division protein PDV1-like: MRSVSYMGAENLNASIQKSEELHEKLEAAIRRISEQHAPSLFPDLEESLCFCARQGHGGRLQLEPCEFPRCPWLECRSLAAIRDALRVFQEWLRFLERLETQQHVERCAALVRFEQTRQFLIHRLVEHNGRDFSVIQQALEFARANGEVANICSEGPFADNKTLRLQKNSTGSNVKLPKGFVSLMNSSLQVMMKPLKLQKAAGVILRLGVAASGLLLALKLQGRCQTSLKVLKIMPKTNAGHRRKSQFLMNSAIGGRAQQIQSFSMDVSHGRG; this comes from the exons aTGAGAAGTGTCTCTTATATGGGTGCAGAAAACCTCAATGCAAGCATTCAGAAATCTGAGGAACTGCATGAGAAGCTCGAGGCAGCCATTAGACGCATCTCAGAGCAGCACGCACCTTCTCTTTTCCCCGACCTGGAGGAATCCCTCTGCTTCTGTGCCCGACAAGGCCATGGAGGACGGTTACAGCTCGAGCCCTGTGAATTTCCACGCTGTCCGTGGCTCGAATGCAGGAGTTTGGCGGCAATAAGAGACGCGCTGCGGGTCTTCCAAGAGTGGCTTCGCTTCTTGGAG AGGTTGGAAACTCAGCAGCATGTAGAAAGATGTGCAGCGCTTGTACGATTTGAGCAGACCAGACAATTCCTTATTCATAGGCTTGTGGAACACAATGGAAGAGATTTTTCTGTCATTCAACAGGCACTGGAATTTGCAAGAGCGAATGGGGAAGTTGCCAATATATGTTCTGAGGGACCATTTGCTGATAACAAGACTCTGCGTTTGCAAAAAAACAGTACTGGTTCTAATGTGAAGCTCCCAAAAGGCTTTGTGTCCTTGATGAACTCCTCCCTCCAGGTCATGATGAAGCCACTAAAGTTGCAGAAGGCTGCTGGAGTGATTCTGAGGCTAGGAGTAGCTGCTAGTGGGCTGCTTCTAGCACTAAAACTGCAGGGAAGATGCCAGACATCCCTGAAGGTGCTTAAGATAATGCCTAAAACAAATGCTGGTCATCGAAGAAAGAGCCAATTTCTCATGAATTCTGCGATTGGAGGAAGAGCACAACAAATCCAAAGCTTTTCTATGGATGTATCCCATGGAAGGGGTTGA